Proteins from a single region of Sediminitomix flava:
- a CDS encoding sensor histidine kinase, which translates to MYVQKFSSIQLLGDKSEFTFEHQMLNSSLLLVIFGSPFLLGIEANSGNFDLFIYPITFLFVTAVFAYRASRIRKKFFTALYLFSLIVIILLFITWAFLGGIKGFLPIVSFPLLILLIQFFPKVYFKYIIGSSLLLFFIFFYLEHEHHDLILIKDLSLKDIIIRWIFALTIAFYSLYISKKQYHKWKNAFYEKEVQLKTTLRKEQEINQLKGKFIMMVAHQFRTPMTTIQSSAELLELKNRIRHKDDPNDEIQYNRIYGAIADLTEMIEQITYIENIEKEKLSLTLKPTNLLVLLEELLQQTTWKKATSHHHAITTIGAIQNLALDEKLIKKSLEILISNAIKFDPKHRLPFIQVEYKTHHVEIFIRDRGIGIPETEFEFLFTPFFRASNANNIKGTGLGLLTVKHFIEIHQGSISVKSKENQGTEVCLCLPY; encoded by the coding sequence ATGTACGTTCAGAAATTCTCTTCTATTCAACTGCTAGGAGATAAAAGTGAGTTTACATTCGAACACCAGATGCTCAATAGCAGTTTATTACTCGTTATTTTTGGTAGTCCTTTTCTTCTTGGTATTGAAGCTAATTCAGGCAATTTTGACCTTTTTATATACCCAATCACTTTTCTTTTTGTAACGGCAGTATTCGCTTACAGAGCTTCGCGAATCAGAAAAAAATTCTTTACGGCATTATACCTTTTTTCCCTAATTGTTATCATCCTATTATTTATCACTTGGGCTTTCTTAGGTGGTATTAAGGGTTTTCTCCCAATCGTTTCCTTCCCTTTATTGATTTTGCTAATTCAATTTTTTCCAAAAGTCTATTTTAAATACATCATTGGCAGTTCATTACTCTTATTCTTTATATTCTTTTATCTAGAGCATGAGCACCATGACCTTATTTTAATCAAAGACTTAAGCTTAAAGGATATTATTATCAGATGGATTTTCGCACTTACGATTGCTTTTTACTCATTGTATATATCGAAGAAGCAATACCACAAATGGAAAAATGCCTTTTATGAAAAAGAAGTACAACTCAAAACTACTCTCAGAAAAGAACAGGAGATAAATCAGCTGAAAGGTAAATTCATTATGATGGTAGCCCATCAGTTTAGAACTCCGATGACTACCATACAAAGCTCTGCGGAACTCTTAGAATTGAAAAATAGAATAAGACATAAAGATGATCCTAATGATGAAATTCAGTACAATCGGATTTATGGTGCCATAGCTGATCTGACTGAAATGATTGAACAAATTACTTATATTGAAAATATAGAAAAGGAAAAACTTAGCTTAACTCTCAAACCGACCAATCTTTTGGTGCTCTTGGAAGAGTTGCTTCAGCAGACTACATGGAAAAAAGCGACATCTCATCATCATGCGATCACAACGATTGGAGCTATTCAGAATCTAGCCTTAGATGAAAAACTCATCAAAAAAAGTCTTGAAATCTTAATCTCAAATGCTATAAAATTCGACCCAAAACATCGGTTACCATTCATCCAAGTTGAGTATAAAACACATCATGTTGAGATCTTCATTAGAGATCGGGGGATCGGAATTCCAGAAACTGAATTTGAGTTTTTATTTACCCCGTTTTTTAGAGCATCCAATGCCAACAATATCAAAGGAACAGGCTTAGGCTTACTCACGGTAAAACATTTTATAGAGATACATCAAGGGAGTATTTCTGTAAAAAGTAAGGAAAATCAAGGTACTGAAGTTTGTCTTTGCTTGCCATATTAA
- a CDS encoding class I SAM-dependent methyltransferase, protein MKSEKVNKENRNIWDVNANDWDEAMGEAGNDWHKELIAPETERLLGLKEGDRLLDVGCGNGLFARRMAKKGIQVRAFDFSENNIRNAKKYDCDNISYEVLDATNDADLESLQDMTYDGIVSNMVFMDMPDIEKLFKQIHKLLTDEGSFVFSIQHPCFNSEFVEVQESNSLVIHDYMKESTSKGTAITTQKQEQFYFHRPISYYLNLGVQNALVIDGFFEPTFEQNNRDDVFSKFPPILIVRMRKA, encoded by the coding sequence ATGAAATCAGAAAAAGTAAACAAAGAAAATAGAAACATTTGGGATGTAAATGCCAATGATTGGGATGAGGCAATGGGAGAAGCAGGGAATGATTGGCATAAAGAATTGATTGCTCCCGAAACTGAACGACTTTTGGGACTTAAAGAAGGAGACAGGCTTTTAGATGTTGGGTGTGGAAATGGACTCTTTGCCAGACGAATGGCTAAAAAAGGCATTCAAGTTCGAGCCTTTGATTTTTCGGAGAACAATATTCGAAACGCGAAAAAGTACGATTGCGATAATATAAGTTATGAAGTCTTAGATGCGACCAATGATGCTGATTTGGAAAGCTTACAAGATATGACCTACGATGGCATTGTATCTAATATGGTTTTTATGGATATGCCCGATATCGAGAAACTATTTAAGCAAATTCATAAGCTATTGACCGATGAAGGAAGCTTTGTGTTTTCAATCCAACATCCTTGTTTTAATTCTGAGTTTGTAGAAGTACAAGAAAGTAACTCTTTAGTTATTCATGATTATATGAAAGAAAGTACTTCAAAAGGAACGGCAATCACAACGCAAAAACAAGAGCAATTTTATTTTCATAGACCTATCAGTTATTACCTCAATCTAGGAGTGCAGAATGCTCTGGTGATTGATGGATTTTTTGAACCTACTTTTGAACAGAATAACCGAGATGATGTATTTAGCAAGTTTCCACCTATTTTGATTGTCCGAATGAGAAAAGCGTAA
- a CDS encoding TonB-dependent receptor, whose amino-acid sequence MTNKLVSFLIIILIAQQAVAQNITQEIKGKVIDVITGEPLIGATVSIENTNTGAITNQDGHYTLESVSVGRHTIVVSYMGYKQSRLPGILVTSSKPLFLDVKLEEDSEILEGVVVTARKGSESYNTMAPVSARSFTVEESSRFAGGLSDPSRVAYNFAGVTFSAPQDNGVVIRGNSPNSVLWRLNGMDVPGAAHFGGGNLAGAGLISIYSSNMLKGSDFFSGAFPAEFSNATSGVFDVSFRQGNNEEHQHMAQMGILGVDLASEGPINKDKGSSYLVNYRHGFIGYYGELAGGAAPHFQDLSFNLSFPSKQIGDISVWGMGGLSSNPTPFKKYQVKHDEDKDEYNIKYRTYFQDFLEKDIHFGMGAVGINHNINVGGASALRSNIGYTTNYYKNDVSYFTQDADTLNTGSLSPYAKYKTHESKLEFSTRLYSKLSRKITNETGVRASLLHVDSYASEAPQPTSALHEHYNVVGNSFSVSAFTQFKFSLSPTVDLTTGLSTTKFEMVDEVTLEPRIGLNWQYLPFANFGLAYGRHTKREELKTYFYKRPEDNQFNDLKLSKADHYVLSLGFDLSENTSLTIEAYYQELFDVPVIEGTPYSFANYSNVWQVDGAITNDGTGTNIGVDVSLERKMDRGFYYLLTASIFDSKYTDAMNIERNTLYNRNYMATLALGKEFVVKKKNLLGFNFNATYMGGGRLTPYLEAETHENRSVVNDETRLYEWQGRPEFWLNAGITYKINKERTTRTWGLDFQNAVLTQQMAGYKYNLRENTIDEDNVLFLIPNLYYKIEF is encoded by the coding sequence ATGACAAACAAACTTGTATCGTTTCTAATTATCATACTCATTGCTCAACAAGCAGTAGCCCAAAATATTACTCAAGAAATTAAAGGAAAAGTAATCGATGTAATCACAGGAGAACCGCTTATCGGAGCCACTGTAAGCATTGAAAATACAAATACAGGTGCGATTACCAATCAGGATGGACATTATACCTTAGAAAGCGTAAGCGTAGGTAGACATACCATCGTCGTTTCTTATATGGGGTATAAGCAATCACGACTTCCCGGAATTCTAGTGACTTCTTCCAAACCATTGTTTTTGGATGTGAAATTGGAGGAAGATTCCGAAATCTTGGAAGGAGTAGTTGTGACAGCTCGAAAAGGAAGCGAGTCTTATAATACCATGGCGCCTGTAAGTGCAAGATCTTTTACAGTAGAAGAATCCTCTCGTTTTGCAGGAGGTTTAAGTGACCCATCACGTGTAGCCTATAATTTTGCTGGTGTTACATTTTCAGCTCCACAAGATAATGGTGTAGTTATTAGAGGTAACTCTCCGAACAGTGTATTATGGCGATTGAATGGAATGGATGTTCCTGGTGCAGCACATTTTGGTGGAGGAAACCTTGCAGGAGCTGGTCTAATCTCCATTTACAGTTCAAATATGCTTAAGGGTTCAGACTTCTTTTCTGGGGCATTTCCAGCAGAGTTTTCCAATGCCACTTCTGGGGTGTTCGATGTGAGTTTCAGACAGGGAAACAATGAAGAACATCAGCATATGGCTCAGATGGGTATTCTTGGTGTAGATTTAGCATCAGAAGGGCCGATTAACAAAGATAAAGGCTCTAGCTATCTTGTAAACTACAGACATGGCTTCATTGGTTATTATGGTGAATTGGCAGGGGGAGCTGCGCCACATTTCCAAGATTTATCTTTTAATCTGAGTTTCCCATCAAAGCAAATAGGAGATATATCTGTTTGGGGTATGGGAGGCTTGAGTAGTAACCCAACACCTTTCAAAAAATATCAAGTAAAACATGATGAAGATAAAGACGAGTATAACATAAAATACAGAACGTATTTTCAAGATTTTTTAGAAAAGGACATTCATTTTGGAATGGGAGCTGTAGGGATAAATCACAATATCAATGTAGGAGGGGCTTCGGCACTTCGCTCAAATATTGGCTATACCACAAACTACTATAAAAATGATGTGAGTTACTTTACTCAAGATGCCGATACCTTGAACACAGGCTCATTGTCTCCTTATGCAAAGTATAAAACGCACGAAAGTAAACTTGAATTTTCTACACGATTGTACTCTAAACTCAGTCGAAAAATTACGAATGAAACAGGCGTTAGAGCAAGTTTATTACATGTAGATTCTTACGCTTCTGAAGCGCCACAGCCTACTTCAGCCCTTCACGAACATTACAATGTCGTGGGGAATAGCTTTAGCGTAAGTGCCTTTACACAGTTCAAGTTTAGCCTTAGTCCAACGGTAGATTTAACCACAGGGCTTTCTACGACAAAGTTTGAGATGGTAGATGAAGTAACGCTAGAACCAAGAATAGGATTAAATTGGCAGTATTTACCTTTTGCTAACTTTGGTTTAGCCTACGGTCGTCATACCAAAAGAGAAGAATTGAAGACATATTTCTACAAAAGACCCGAAGATAATCAGTTCAACGATCTGAAATTATCTAAGGCAGATCATTATGTATTAAGTCTTGGTTTTGACCTTTCCGAAAATACAAGCTTAACCATAGAAGCTTATTATCAGGAGCTGTTTGATGTACCTGTGATTGAAGGAACTCCTTATTCTTTTGCCAATTATTCTAATGTATGGCAAGTAGATGGCGCAATCACGAATGATGGAACAGGAACAAATATAGGTGTAGATGTATCCTTAGAACGCAAAATGGATAGAGGTTTCTACTACCTGCTCACCGCATCAATCTTTGATTCTAAATATACCGATGCGATGAATATAGAGCGTAACACCCTTTACAATAGAAACTATATGGCTACGCTTGCACTTGGGAAAGAGTTTGTTGTGAAAAAGAAAAACCTATTAGGTTTTAACTTCAATGCAACTTATATGGGTGGTGGACGATTGACTCCTTACCTAGAAGCAGAAACGCATGAAAACAGATCGGTTGTGAATGATGAAACCCGATTATATGAATGGCAGGGTAGACCAGAGTTTTGGCTAAATGCAGGGATTACCTATAAGATCAACAAGGAACGTACAACCCGTACTTGGGGCTTAGACTTCCAGAATGCAGTGTTAACACAGCAGATGGCTGGTTATAAATATAACTTGAGAGAGAACACTATTGATGAAGATAATGTATTGTTCTTGATACCGAATTTGTACTACAAAATAGAATTTTAA
- a CDS encoding sensor histidine kinase, with amino-acid sequence MMLQLIQHKDNFQIVSVINQTLLSFPFLLLVILIDMQMIRWISNKVLFRDNFILRLVVELSLGAVLSVSISLIANYVFLGERIFDQLLSKFILNVPSISAIFINFLMIFQLEFFFQYDDQRKKELEIIKLKSENSEYLYNQLRSQLNPHFLFNSLNVLSAQINADPQNAVLFTKKLSKIYRYVLNYDRTELIAVEKELAFASDYIEILKIRLGDHLDFSVELGKEERNKSIPPMTFQLLIENAVKHNIVSQDKKLHLRIYAEEDLICIENNKNPMKKSEDSNGIGLMNLNSRFKLVCNSELQITESELFFRVKIPTI; translated from the coding sequence ATGATGCTTCAATTGATTCAGCATAAAGACAATTTTCAGATTGTAAGCGTCATTAATCAAACCTTGCTTTCATTTCCATTCTTATTACTTGTCATCTTGATTGATATGCAAATGATCAGATGGATCAGTAATAAAGTTTTATTCCGAGACAATTTCATTTTAAGACTAGTAGTAGAGCTTAGTCTAGGAGCCGTTTTATCAGTAAGTATCTCGCTGATTGCCAATTATGTGTTTTTGGGAGAACGGATTTTCGATCAACTTCTGAGTAAGTTCATCTTAAATGTGCCCTCTATCTCAGCGATTTTTATCAATTTCTTGATGATCTTTCAATTAGAATTTTTTTTCCAATACGATGATCAACGAAAGAAAGAACTAGAAATCATTAAACTCAAAAGTGAAAACTCAGAGTACTTATATAATCAACTCCGAAGTCAGCTCAATCCTCATTTTTTATTTAATAGCCTAAATGTATTAAGTGCACAAATCAATGCCGACCCTCAAAATGCAGTGCTATTCACCAAGAAGTTATCTAAAATCTATCGCTACGTTCTCAACTATGACAGAACGGAGCTTATCGCTGTTGAGAAAGAGTTAGCCTTTGCTTCCGACTATATCGAAATATTAAAAATCCGTTTGGGAGATCACCTTGATTTTTCTGTTGAATTAGGTAAAGAGGAACGAAACAAATCGATTCCACCCATGACTTTTCAGTTGCTCATTGAAAATGCAGTGAAGCATAACATTGTTTCGCAAGACAAGAAACTACACTTAAGAATCTATGCCGAAGAAGATTTGATCTGTATTGAAAACAACAAGAACCCAATGAAGAAAAGTGAAGATTCGAATGGAATTGGACTAATGAATCTGAATAGTAGGTTTAAGCTTGTCTGTAATTCGGAGCTGCAAATAACAGAGAGTGAGCTGTTTTTTCGAGTAAAAATTCCAACGATCTAA
- a CDS encoding ester cyclase: protein MKIVNSGIVLVLLLLLASCQNAKTEDNESLDKAIVVNFFEETYNKGNLQYVMDFFADDYYEHRPDGARSNQDAVNIIKGAEKTFPDLKVKVEDVIVEGDLIAVRLTWNATHKDTFLGIEATNKNITWEAMEFFRLKDGKITETWGSWPLYDMIQLLSDK, encoded by the coding sequence ATGAAAATAGTTAACAGCGGAATCGTACTTGTATTGTTACTATTGCTTGCAAGTTGTCAGAATGCAAAAACGGAAGACAATGAATCTTTAGATAAGGCAATTGTAGTAAACTTCTTTGAAGAGACTTACAATAAAGGGAATTTACAGTATGTGATGGACTTCTTTGCGGATGATTACTACGAGCATAGACCAGATGGAGCAAGATCGAACCAAGATGCCGTAAACATCATCAAAGGTGCAGAAAAGACTTTTCCTGATTTAAAGGTGAAAGTTGAAGACGTAATTGTAGAAGGCGATCTTATTGCTGTGCGTCTAACATGGAATGCTACGCATAAAGATACCTTCTTGGGTATTGAAGCTACAAATAAGAATATAACTTGGGAGGCAATGGAATTTTTCCGTTTGAAAGATGGAAAGATTACAGAAACATGGGGGAGTTGGCCATTATATGATATGATTCAACTACTTTCAGATAAGTAA
- a CDS encoding YgaP family membrane protein, which yields MKRNMGLLDRAIRVFIAQLIAILFYMDIISGVLGISLIAVALVFTLTSLLSFCPLYAPFGIKTCTLNKEA from the coding sequence ATGAAAAGAAATATGGGCTTACTCGATCGCGCAATAAGAGTTTTTATCGCTCAATTGATTGCAATATTATTTTATATGGATATCATTTCTGGCGTTTTAGGAATATCCTTGATCGCTGTGGCATTGGTATTTACATTAACAAGCTTGCTAAGTTTCTGTCCGTTATATGCTCCTTTCGGAATAAAAACTTGTACACTGAATAAAGAAGCTTAG
- a CDS encoding helix-turn-helix domain-containing protein yields MSQNIRHIDRQILAQGLQLKLSITAIAETLNVAPSTLYRELKRNRKKDGSYDPDYAHSLYLARKKRVGSRPKRKAYSQKKKPYQLYAKRKDIRWFSDTSIGRKPKIKIAFASKFSHFLIFRAVPNAYKTFDYRKDGLLYLLLFRHEGWKFKTMVDVLYTQILALSPTALLQGIKEQFVKTKRQTYMGEVRPKVA; encoded by the coding sequence TTGAGTCAAAATATACGCCATATCGACCGACAAATCCTTGCACAAGGGTTACAACTCAAACTTAGCATTACCGCTATTGCTGAAACTTTGAATGTAGCTCCTTCTACCCTATACCGAGAGTTAAAAAGAAATCGTAAGAAAGATGGCAGTTATGACCCTGACTATGCACATTCATTATATTTAGCACGAAAAAAACGAGTAGGTAGTCGCCCCAAAAGAAAAGCATATAGTCAGAAGAAAAAGCCTTATCAGTTATATGCGAAAAGGAAAGATATACGATGGTTTTCTGATACGAGTATAGGCCGAAAACCAAAGATAAAAATAGCTTTTGCATCCAAATTCAGTCATTTTCTCATTTTTAGAGCTGTTCCGAATGCCTACAAAACATTTGACTACCGAAAAGATGGTTTACTCTATCTTTTACTTTTCCGCCATGAAGGTTGGAAATTTAAAACGATGGTCGATGTCTTGTATACTCAAATTCTGGCTTTATCCCCTACGGCTCTTCTCCAAGGCATCAAAGAACAGTTTGTCAAAACCAAAAGACAAACTTACATGGGAGAAGTCCGTCCAAAGGTCGCTTAA
- a CDS encoding sensor histidine kinase: protein MSELKVKQFFGWNLLLIMAFFSVIFQFVLLAFDWHYNGRALEFSFGLLFEFIINYFNLLFVAGMTFKIVNWLNTTKLAWSSKTAFIRTFVDFIVFSILTFSWILFVNQIISLIVGKDLITGEKIVYLLAVGTIVNLFLVPIIELMVLMNTHYESELRTKQLLHENTKYRYELLKNQINPHFLFNSLSVLSPLISISQDKAKKYVNSFSIVLRHVLDFKDSDLIELKEEFKFLEHYTFLLKTRFGEAFVLKIENKTACDRKYILPMVLQLLIENVVKHNKMSDENPMVVTLKVKEDGVEVSNPIAMKSSTSSWGIGLENIKMRYNTFGQEIVIENKDNVFKVFVPFIEAL, encoded by the coding sequence ATGAGTGAGTTAAAGGTAAAGCAATTTTTCGGTTGGAATTTATTGCTGATTATGGCTTTCTTTTCTGTCATTTTTCAGTTTGTACTTCTAGCTTTCGACTGGCACTACAATGGAAGAGCATTAGAATTTTCATTTGGACTCTTATTCGAGTTTATCATCAATTACTTCAATCTGTTGTTTGTGGCTGGTATGACTTTCAAAATTGTGAATTGGTTAAACACCACAAAGCTCGCATGGTCATCCAAAACAGCCTTTATTCGTACTTTTGTAGACTTTATCGTTTTCTCGATACTTACCTTTTCTTGGATTTTATTTGTCAATCAAATCATTTCTTTGATTGTGGGGAAAGATCTAATCACAGGAGAGAAAATCGTTTACCTTTTGGCCGTAGGCACTATTGTCAATCTGTTTCTTGTTCCAATTATTGAACTGATGGTTTTGATGAATACACATTATGAATCGGAATTGAGAACAAAACAATTGCTACATGAGAATACAAAATATAGGTATGAGTTATTGAAAAATCAGATCAATCCTCATTTCTTATTCAATAGTCTAAGTGTACTCAGCCCGTTGATTAGTATTTCTCAAGATAAAGCCAAAAAGTACGTAAACAGCTTCTCGATTGTACTTCGTCATGTACTTGATTTTAAAGATTCAGACCTTATAGAATTGAAAGAAGAATTCAAGTTTTTAGAACATTATACCTTTCTTCTCAAGACAAGGTTTGGAGAGGCATTTGTTCTGAAAATAGAGAACAAGACTGCGTGTGACCGCAAATATATTTTACCTATGGTACTTCAATTACTGATTGAAAATGTAGTGAAGCACAATAAAATGTCGGATGAAAACCCGATGGTAGTCACTCTAAAAGTAAAAGAGGATGGGGTAGAAGTCTCCAATCCAATAGCCATGAAATCGAGCACGAGCTCATGGGGTATTGGTCTAGAAAATATAAAAATGAGGTACAATACTTTTGGGCAAGAGATTGTCATCGAAAATAAAGATAATGTGTTTAAAGTGTTTGTTCCTTTTATTGAAGCCTTATGA
- a CDS encoding LytR/AlgR family response regulator transcription factor, which produces MKVVIIEDEPLAQEQLKRIITENFQAYEIVAILESVEKSVDWLKNNSCDLIFMDIQLTDGKSFEIFEQVEVRTPIIFTTAYDEYAIQAFQVNSIGYILKPIDEEELKKAIQKLSYKKEAENSPSAINQLIHQLNRPTYRKRFVVKLGDNYHHVNTRDIAYVYSEEKVTFLVTKKEQKYIVDETLDKIETALNPQDFFRLARNIISSVDAIKSTSKYFNSRLLITLSPTFHDKVLVSRVRVADFLRWLDS; this is translated from the coding sequence ATGAAAGTAGTAATTATAGAAGATGAACCTTTAGCACAAGAGCAACTGAAGCGAATTATTACGGAAAACTTTCAAGCTTATGAAATAGTAGCCATTCTAGAGTCTGTTGAAAAAAGTGTGGATTGGCTAAAGAATAATTCATGCGACTTGATTTTTATGGACATTCAGCTTACAGATGGGAAGAGTTTTGAGATTTTTGAGCAAGTGGAAGTTCGTACCCCTATCATCTTTACCACAGCCTACGATGAATATGCGATTCAAGCCTTCCAAGTAAATAGTATTGGATATATCTTAAAACCCATTGACGAAGAAGAATTAAAGAAAGCGATTCAAAAATTATCATATAAAAAAGAAGCAGAAAACTCACCAAGCGCAATCAATCAACTGATTCATCAACTCAATCGTCCGACTTATCGAAAACGTTTTGTCGTCAAATTGGGGGATAATTACCATCATGTAAATACAAGGGATATTGCTTATGTCTATTCAGAAGAGAAGGTAACTTTCCTTGTGACAAAGAAAGAGCAGAAGTATATCGTAGATGAAACTTTAGATAAGATAGAAACAGCGCTTAATCCACAAGATTTTTTCAGACTAGCTCGAAATATTATATCCTCTGTAGATGCAATCAAAAGTACCTCTAAGTATTTCAACAGTAGATTGTTGATCACGCTTTCGCCTACATTTCATGATAAGGTTTTAGTGAGTAGAGTAAGAGTAGCTGATTTTTTGAGATGGCTTGATTCTTAG
- a CDS encoding sensor histidine kinase yields MKPIISLPKYFSSAFLLGDKDNFSFKERVINCTFFCGSIATSTLYITGIQTFTPLFSIIIISSIILGFIGYLTTRIYRRYLVSLLILIVLELIIIVMLWKEKGGVLGLVPITFIGIVVIDIHLIPKKYNPLFIITSVLLFSAVIFAEVKFSELQIEVSSTIEEKIALASINWGAIMLIILAIIVLFKNEYDKAQNILHEQKEELKQMLQKEQERHQMKGAFLAMVSHQFRTPMTVIQSSTNLIQLRASKSFQGSELDKTSRQFENIYGAIDTLTNIMERMLNYESIQANNVNFNPKMLELQSFIQKIINNYPTTKKTQKIDLTYTGTARQIQADPILMEHCISNLISNAVKYDPQHRFPNINICFTKDNVQISISDKGLGIPEEQQKELFSPFFRAKNVANIKGTGVGLFVVKNFIELHDGQITVKSKEGEGTTFKLSLPFKKNNLKVEAPSI; encoded by the coding sequence ATGAAACCGATCATTTCTCTTCCAAAATATTTCTCTTCAGCTTTTTTGCTGGGTGATAAAGATAATTTCTCATTCAAAGAGCGAGTGATCAACTGTACATTTTTTTGTGGATCAATAGCAACATCTACTTTATATATAACTGGGATTCAAACATTCACTCCTCTTTTTTCCATTATCATCATCAGTAGTATAATTTTGGGATTTATTGGATATCTCACTACGAGAATATACCGAAGATACCTTGTAAGCTTACTCATATTAATTGTACTTGAGCTAATTATCATAGTGATGCTATGGAAGGAGAAAGGAGGAGTATTAGGGCTAGTTCCAATTACCTTTATTGGAATTGTTGTTATCGATATTCATTTAATTCCCAAAAAATACAATCCTCTATTCATCATCACTTCTGTATTACTTTTTAGTGCTGTCATTTTCGCTGAGGTTAAATTTTCAGAACTCCAAATAGAAGTTTCATCTACCATTGAAGAAAAAATAGCTTTAGCCAGTATTAATTGGGGCGCAATTATGTTGATCATTTTGGCAATCATTGTGCTATTCAAAAATGAATATGACAAAGCACAAAATATACTTCATGAACAAAAAGAGGAACTAAAACAGATGCTCCAAAAAGAACAGGAACGGCACCAAATGAAAGGCGCTTTTTTGGCAATGGTATCGCATCAGTTTCGTACTCCAATGACAGTGATACAAAGCTCTACAAACCTCATTCAACTTAGGGCTAGCAAAAGTTTTCAAGGTTCTGAACTTGATAAAACTAGCCGACAATTCGAGAATATCTATGGAGCAATAGACACCCTAACTAACATTATGGAAAGAATGCTCAACTATGAAAGCATACAGGCGAATAATGTAAATTTCAATCCTAAAATGTTAGAACTCCAAAGCTTTATTCAAAAGATTATTAACAATTATCCTACGACTAAAAAGACTCAAAAGATAGATTTAACCTATACAGGTACTGCAAGACAAATACAAGCCGATCCTATTTTGATGGAGCATTGTATTTCAAACTTGATATCGAATGCCGTTAAATATGATCCTCAACATCGCTTCCCTAACATCAATATTTGTTTTACAAAAGATAATGTGCAAATAAGCATTTCAGATAAAGGTTTAGGCATTCCAGAAGAACAACAAAAAGAGCTCTTTTCACCTTTCTTTAGAGCAAAAAATGTAGCCAATATCAAAGGAACAGGCGTTGGTTTATTTGTGGTTAAAAATTTTATAGAATTACATGATGGACAAATCACCGTTAAAAGCAAGGAAGGAGAAGGGACTACCTTCAAGCTTAGTTTACCCTTTAAAAAGAATAATCTAAAAGTCGAAGCCCCTTCAATCTAA
- a CDS encoding LytR/AlgR family response regulator transcription factor — MNVLIIEDEKLLQLELIKLLENYKDFEVVKCIQTVSEGVSWLKEHGDKLDLIFMDIELSDGISFEIFDSVEVKTPIIFLTAYSEYAIRAFKVNSIDYLLKPISSEELEKAIEKFSASEKKKEIDTAIFQDIFAKHSPQKTQRLLIQTGDNYSYITVDEIAYFVAEDKYTTIVSFDGKRSLLDKSLNQLETILPPEKFYRPTRNVIVNIEAIVKASKYFNSRLKLSLKPQHDFEIIISRAKVKSFLDWMGISD; from the coding sequence ATGAATGTATTGATAATTGAAGATGAAAAGCTACTTCAGCTAGAGTTGATCAAACTGCTAGAGAACTATAAAGATTTTGAAGTTGTAAAGTGTATCCAAACCGTAAGCGAAGGGGTGAGTTGGTTGAAAGAACACGGGGATAAGCTTGATCTTATTTTTATGGATATCGAACTTTCAGATGGAATTAGCTTTGAAATTTTTGATTCGGTAGAAGTAAAAACACCTATTATATTCTTGACCGCTTACAGTGAATATGCCATTCGAGCGTTCAAAGTAAATAGTATTGATTACCTCTTAAAGCCGATCAGTTCAGAGGAACTTGAAAAAGCAATCGAAAAATTCAGCGCTTCAGAGAAAAAGAAAGAAATAGATACCGCTATATTTCAGGATATTTTTGCGAAGCACAGTCCTCAAAAAACACAGCGATTATTGATTCAAACAGGGGATAACTACAGCTATATAACTGTAGACGAAATTGCCTATTTCGTAGCAGAAGATAAATACACAACTATAGTCTCTTTTGATGGAAAGCGAAGCCTTCTTGACAAAAGCTTAAATCAGCTAGAGACAATTTTACCACCCGAAAAATTTTACCGCCCAACTCGGAATGTGATCGTAAATATTGAAGCCATTGTAAAAGCCTCAAAGTATTTCAATAGTCGTCTGAAATTGAGTTTAAAGCCTCAACATGATTTTGAAATCATTATCAGCAGAGCAAAAGTTAAAAGCTTTTTGGATTGGATGGGGATTAGTGATTAA